One segment of Salvia splendens isolate huo1 chromosome 20, SspV2, whole genome shotgun sequence DNA contains the following:
- the LOC121782576 gene encoding uncharacterized protein LOC121782576, which yields MERTEPALVPEWLRCTGNIAGGGAALHVSDTSSPRSRAFRSNSEKESSHYLQRSSSSNSRRSSGSNGSAKHPYSSFSRSHWDRNRDREKEKSISEDFWEHGSSDPLVSILTSKVERNALRRSQSLVSRKTGEPSPQRVDNKDSPITGNGVLSRGSKLNVIQKSVFEKDFPSLGTEDKQGVAGIRRVSSPGLSSAVQSLPMGSSGFLGGEKWTSALAEVPAAVANNGTCHSPVQQNVSTFPNSSSGVSSTAGLNMAEALSQPPARVHTNPQLPDKSQRLEDLAIKQSRQLIPVTPSMPKPLVPGTADKSKQLKIALRTNDMTLAPKAVHAQPNSSHSANQSRAGQTRSDSVINPHVGKFLVLKPGRDSIVVGQKDVNSAPGNGNGKGTKDGQLAMGSCTATASNSVSNARVSVLENKSAALSQGSRSPVDKKSPQSLAQSRSEFFNLMRRKTSVRAPAIQSDSSSDILSPTAETTVENCKEGHASDTPCVLENGNQMVCNGDRYDITEKTGCLPDVEDSSLSYHGSIYPDAEEAAFLRSLGWEENGEDEGLTEEEINAFYDEYMKQRPSMEACQSSQPKQATPSKLPNAISDAISDSSSSESEPEA from the exons ATGGAAAGAACTGAGCCAGCATTAGTTCCAGAATGGTTGAGATGCACAGGAAATATTGCCGGAGGTGGCGCAGCACTCCATGTCTCAG ATACTTCTTCGCCGCGAAGTAGGGCTTTTAGGAGCAATAGTGAGAAGGAAAGCTCACATTACCTTCAGAGGAGTTCTTCGTCGAATTCTAGGCGTAGTTCAGGTAGTAATGGCTCTGCAAAGCATCCGTATAGTAGTTTCTCAAGGAGCCACTGGGACAGAAACCGTGACAGGGAGAAAGAGAAGTCTATTTCTGAGGACTTCTGGGAGCATGGCTCTTCTGACCCTTTGGTGAGTATATTAACTAGTAAAGTTGAGAGAAATGCCTTGAGGCGTTCTCAGTCATTGGTTTCAAGAAAGACTGGTGAACCTTCACCTCAAAGAGTAGATAACAAGGACTCACCTATTACTGGGAATGGTGTCCTTTCGCGGGGGAGCAAGCTAAACGTAATTCAGAAGTCTGTGTTTGAAAAGGATTTTCCATCGCTGGGGACTGAAGATAAGCAAGGTGTAGCAGGAATTAGGAGAGTCTCATCTCCTGGTTTGAGCTCTGCTGTTCAAAGTTTGCCCATGGGCAGCTCAGGGTTTCTTGGTGGTGAGAAGTGGACATCTGCATTAGCAGAGGTGCCTGCTGCTGTTGCAAATAATGGCACATGTCACTCTCCTGTTCAACAGAATGTTTCTACATTTCCAAATTCATCTTCTGGGGTTTCTAGTACTGCTGGTCTTAATATGGCTGAGGCACTGTCACAGCCTCCTGCACGAGTTCATACTAATCCCCAG CTACCAGATAAGAGTCAGAGACTTGAGGATTTGGCCATCAAGCAATCGAGACAATTAATTCCTGTGACACCTTCAATGCCTAAACCATTG GTTCCTGGCACTGCAGATAAATCaaagcaattaaagattgcTCTGAGAACCAATGATATGACTTTGGCTCCCAAGGCTGTTCATGCACAGCCCAATTCTTCTCATTCTGCTAATCAATCTCGTGCTGGACAAACCAGGTCTGATTCTGTAATCAACCCTCATGTTGGAAAGTTTCTCGTTCTTAAACCCGGCCGTGATAGTATCGTCGTTGGACAAAAGGATGTAAATAGTGCACCTGGTAATGGCAATGGAAAAGGAACTAAAGATGGCCAGCTTGCTATGGGTTCATGTACTGCGACTGCATCAAATAGTGTGAGCAATGCGAGGGTTTCTGTTCTTGAAAACAAGTCTGCTGCCCTATCACAAGGTTCAAGATCCCCCGTGGACAAGAAATCACCCCAATCTCTGGCACAAAGCAGAAGTGAATTCTTTAATCTGATGAGGAGGAAAACCTCAGTCCGTGCTCCTGCCATTCAGTCAGATTCAAGTTCGGATATTCTCTCTCCCACTGCAGAGACAACTGTAGAAAATTGTAAAGAAGGCCATGCTTCTGACACTCCTTGTGTTTTGGAGAATGGAAACCAGATGGTGTGTAATGGTGATAGATATGACATTACGGAGAAGACAGGATGTCTTCCGGATGTCGAAGACAGTAGCTTGTCTTATCATGGATCAATTTACCCTGATGCAGAAGAGGCTGCTTTCCTTCGTTCACTTGGCTGGGAGGAAAATGGTGAAGATGAAGGATTAACTGAGGAAGAGATTAATGCTTTTTATGACGAG TACATGAAGCAGAGGCCATCCATGGAGGCGTGTCAAAGCTCTCAGCCCAAGCAGGCTACACCGTCAAAACTTCCAAATGCTATTTCAGATGCAATCTCTGACTCCAGCTCCTCTGAGTCAGAGCCCGAAGCTTGA
- the LOC121781336 gene encoding F-box protein SKIP19-like, which yields MATTPLASTYFDFYPAPHHKRARLLDQSRGGQASKWLRWMRTNVLMPLNKIPVVSSSLVPPWIELPGDVTANILQRLGAEEVLRSAQAVCTTCWKVSKDPLLWRVIDFSNPRQGLFNDEYNAMCRCAVDRSQGQLVDLTIQYFGDNALMDYVANR from the coding sequence ATGGCAACGACCCCACTGGCCTCTACATACTTCGACTTCTACCCTGCTCCTCACCATAAGCGAGCACGCTTATTGGATCAATCCAGGGGAGGCCAAGCTTCAAAGTGGCTCCGATGGATGCGGACCAACGTCCTTATGCCTCTGAACAAAATTCCGGTGGTTTCTTCATCCTTAGTCCCTCCGTGGATTGAACTGCCTGGAGATGTAACTGCCAATATTCTGCAGAGACTGGGGGCGGAGGAGGTGCTCAGAAGTGCGCAGGCAGTGTGTACTACATGTTGGAAGGTTTCGAAGGATCCACTCTTGTGGCGAGTCATCGATTTCTCAAACCCTAGGCAAGGCCTTTTCAACGACGAGTACAATGCTATGTGCCGCTGCGCAGTGGATCGCAGTCAGGGACAACTGGTCGACCTCACCATACAGTACTTCGGCGACAATGCACTCATGGACTACGTCGCCAATCGGTAA